The genomic DNA GCTGTGATATTCTTTCAGAAAATGATCCTGTTTCAAGAAGCTCTTCGTTAAAGCCGTTCAGTAATACATAATCCGCATATTTGGTAATCTCAGTTTTGTCATTATTTGTAATTGCTATAGTTTTAGCTCCCCTGACTTTGGCACTCTGCAGTGAATCAATAACCTCTCTGGTTTCCCCAGTCTGCGATATTCCTATAATGACATCTTCCCTGTCGGAAATAGAGGCAGCCATCTTAAATAAGTGCGGATCAGAATGAGAAGCTACACTTTTTCCTATTCTCAGAAATTTATATTTTGCATCCTGTGCTGTAAGATTAGAGTGCCCTATTCCTATAAACTCTATATGTTTTGCATTATTTATAAGATTTATACATTTATCCAATATTTCATTGTTAATAAGGCTTAAAGTATCTTTCAATACATTAAATGAATTATTATAAATACCTTCTGCAATAGAATTATAGTTTTCATCTGCAAGAATATCTATTTTATACTTATTGCTCTGCTTCTCCTTACTGAGACTGCTTATCAATGAAATTTTAAAATCATTATATCCTTTAAAGCCTGTTTTCTTACAAAATCTGATAATTGTTGTTTCACCTGTATCGATTGCATTTGAAAGCTCCCTTATATTCATGCGTACTACACTTTCAGGATTCTTTTCAATATAATTAAATACTTTTGTTTCCGAAGCAGTAAAGCTCTTTTTTAAACTATTGATTTTATTAAATAAATTATCATCCAATGCTTTCATTATTTTCTTCAACTCCTTATCATCAGTTATAAAAATAAAATTCTGATGATTTTTAGAATTTTTATAAAAATACTGCCTCAAAATAAAATTCAAGGCAGTATTCTCTCTATTTATTCCCGGTTCAGACTAAACTGAATACCTCCTGTTAATTCCTTATTTCCATCATAGTCAAGAAACTTATTCTTATATTTTATCTGTCTGTCCTGTTCATCCACCACATTATAGCTCACATAAGGATTTACCGTAAATTTCCCGATTTTTGTGTCAAAAGTATGAGTATAAAGCAGTTTAGGCGACACATAAAAACCGTTATTTCTTTCTTCATCCCCGGTAAATTTCTCCCACTGGTTAAATACGTTAAGATCAAATCCAAAACCATAATATCTAGGTGAAGAATAAGTTAGTATTGCTATATAGTTCAAATATACCGAATTATTTTTATCTGACCCGCTTCCTTTTGCATTAGTCGGTTTTCTCAAATGGTTATTTAACTGTACCCCGTAAGTCAAACCTCCGAATCTTCCTTCTGCCAGTGATCCGCCTACAGCAAGGTCAAAGTCTCCTCCTATCCCTTCTGTTCCCTGATCCTTATAATCTCTTGTATATTTGTCAGAATCATTATAATATACTGCTCTTGGAGTAAATGAAGCCTGCTGGCCAAAAATTTTAAAAGCTATTGTAGGCCCGAAATAAAATTCATAGCCGTGTCCGTTTAACTGCTTCAAAGGTATCAAGCCATCCAGATATCCTATTTTCATATTATCCGAATTTCCATATTTAAATCCCAGAGTCCATTCCATATCTATATTACCTATTGCTTGAGTTTTCATAATGTTGAAATCTGTATCCCAAGTGTCTCCGCCGGCATCTTGATTTGTGTCATAAAAATTACGTTTAGACACATCAAAATTAAACATCAGACCTTTCCATTCGTCATCAAGGGAAACTTTACCGGATACTTCATTTATAAACTGGCTGTATTGTAGTCTGGAATTGTCCAAATTTCCTCCAGCATAACCAGTATTATATTTTAATTCTTTAATATCATCTGCAAATGAAAATGCTGATAATATTGCTGTTAAAATTAATACTTTTTTCATTGTTGTTCCTCCTGTTTTTTTATTTTCATATATTCTGATAACTCAAAATAATAGTACAATAAAAGTCAGCATTTGTAAAGTTTTTGTTTACAGGAGAGCTTAGTAAAACAGCAGAAAGCAAGTGTCTTTCCACACTTGCCCAAAATTTTATACTGCTGATATTTATTAAATTTTTTATATATTATATTTTTTTCTTATTTTATTTTTATATATTTCTGCCTGTGTTCCATAAATTACCTGTATCCCTTTACCAGAACGTATTACTCCTTTTGCGTTCAGCTCTTTCCATCTGTTATCATCCGATACTTTTGTTTCATCCTTTACGCTGACTCTCAGTCTTGTAATACATGCATCTATATTTTGTATATTATCAATTCCTCCAAGTGATTCTACTATATCAGTCAATAGCTTGTCCTCTCCGGCCTTTTCCTGATAATCCTTTTTAGTATACAGTTTATTTTCCGCACCTTCTCTTCCAGGTGTTGCATAATTAAATTTTATAATCATGAACTTGAATACATAATAATAAACCACTGCATATATCGGTCCAAGGATGAGTATCCACTGATATGATGTTTTCGACATTCCCTGAAGCAGACCAAAGAAAGTAAAATCTATAAGTCCTCTTGAAAATGTGATCCCCACTGCTACATCAAGCATCTGCATCAGCATATATGAAAGTCCTTCAAGTATTGCATGAATCAGGTATAACGGCGGTGCCACGAACAGAAACGTAAATTCTATCGGTTCTGTAATACCTGTCAGGAATGAAGTCAATGCTGCAGAAACCAATATACCTTTTATTATTTTTTTATTCTTAAAATCTGCAGTTTTGTACATAGCCAGTGCTGCTGCCGGAAGTCCGAACATCATCGGCAGAAAACCTCCTGTCATTGTCTTAGTTGCATTTGCACTAAAGTGTTTTACCGTAGTATCTGCAAGCTGTGCAAAGAATATGTTCTGTCCTCCCTCGACCATTTTTCCGCCCACTTCCATAACTCCTCCAAGCGGTGTATACCAGAACAGCGGATAAATTGCATGGTGCAATCCAAATACATTCAGAAGTCTCATTGAGAAGCCGTAAAGAAATGTTCCGGGATATCCCATTGCAGAAAAAGCTTCTCCTGC from Sebaldella termitidis ATCC 33386 includes the following:
- a CDS encoding MurR/RpiR family transcriptional regulator; translation: MKALDDNLFNKINSLKKSFTASETKVFNYIEKNPESVVRMNIRELSNAIDTGETTIIRFCKKTGFKGYNDFKISLISSLSKEKQSNKYKIDILADENYNSIAEGIYNNSFNVLKDTLSLINNEILDKCINLINNAKHIEFIGIGHSNLTAQDAKYKFLRIGKSVASHSDPHLFKMAASISDREDVIIGISQTGETREVIDSLQSAKVRGAKTIAITNNDKTEITKYADYVLLNGFNEELLETGSFSERISQLFIIELLYLGVLSKNKDKAMELKDLTIKAVT
- a CDS encoding PTS transporter subunit EIIC, which produces MKSIFSVLQKIGRAFMLPIAILPMAGILLGVGGAFTNPTLIQTYQLNFLAEGTIMNKILILCSTVGSLVFANLPLLFAVGIAIGLANINKETAALSAVLGFLIFHTVINLILKFMGITPDVVSVDYLMQAGKSVAEAQGIKASYASELGIFTLQTGVFGGIICGMVSAYVTNKFSNVALPDYLAFFSGNRLVPVITILIFIPIGAIFPFFWPAVFRTIVKAGEAFSAMGYPGTFLYGFSMRLLNVFGLHHAIYPLFWYTPLGGVMEVGGKMVEGGQNIFFAQLADTTVKHFSANATKTMTGGFLPMMFGLPAAALAMYKTADFKNKKIIKGILVSAALTSFLTGITEPIEFTFLFVAPPLYLIHAILEGLSYMLMQMLDVAVGITFSRGLIDFTFFGLLQGMSKTSYQWILILGPIYAVVYYYVFKFMIIKFNYATPGREGAENKLYTKKDYQEKAGEDKLLTDIVESLGGIDNIQNIDACITRLRVSVKDETKVSDDNRWKELNAKGVIRSGKGIQVIYGTQAEIYKNKIRKKYNI